A window of the Candidatus Jettenia caeni genome harbors these coding sequences:
- a CDS encoding putative transposase, with protein sequence MSKTFYDSETKRARDLSSGSFRISVEFEYRRVFCKKCNAVKVETLSWLASNIRYTKRYERYIGRLCRELTIKRVVELERLSWYQVRQIEINYMHELVGRLGKITRLRAVGIDEISIRKGHTYMICVSDLDKGRPIWVGGEGRREEDLDLFYTMLSDSQKKNISVVVMDMWKPFRKSTLKYIPHVERIIR encoded by the coding sequence ATGTCAAAGACCTTTTACGATAGCGAAACCAAACGGGCAAGAGATCTTTCCAGTGGTTCATTCAGAATCTCCGTTGAATTTGAATACCGCCGTGTATTTTGCAAAAAGTGTAACGCCGTGAAAGTAGAGACATTATCATGGCTTGCCTCGAATATTCGTTATACCAAGCGATACGAACGATATATTGGTAGACTCTGTCGAGAACTCACGATCAAGCGAGTGGTTGAACTGGAACGGCTTAGCTGGTATCAAGTCAGGCAAATAGAAATAAACTATATGCACGAGCTTGTTGGTCGTTTGGGTAAAATTACCAGGCTCAGAGCCGTAGGAATAGATGAAATTTCTATTCGTAAGGGACACACGTATATGATCTGCGTTAGTGATTTAGACAAAGGACGTCCCATATGGGTAGGCGGAGAAGGCCGTAGAGAAGAAGACCTGGACTTGTTTTATACTATGCTTTCTGATAGTCAGAAGAAAAACATTTCCGTAGTCGTCATGGACATGTGGAAGCCCTTTCGGAAGTCAACTCTGAAGTATATTCCTCATGTTGAAAGAATTATTCGGTAA
- a CDS encoding transposase — translation MLKELFGNLWDYKSAINTERFFTNWKSQLRWSRLKPFHQFVKMIERHWDNIVSYCNPDNKISLGLVEGINNKVRVIQRRAYGIKDRDYLKPKILTAFLPEL, via the coding sequence ATGTTGAAAGAATTATTCGGTAATCTCTGGGATTACAAAAGTGCTATCAACACCGAACGATTCTTTACCAACTGGAAATCCCAGCTTCGATGGTCAAGGCTTAAACCATTTCACCAATTTGTAAAAATGATTGAACGGCACTGGGACAATATTGTTAGCTATTGTAATCCTGACAATAAAATCTCTCTTGGATTAGTCGAAGGTATAAATAACAAAGTCCGTGTCATTCAACGACGGGCTTATGGTATTAAAGATCGAGACTATTTAAAACCGAAAATATTAACTGCATTTTTACCAGAATTATGA
- a CDS encoding CRISPR-associated helicase, whose translation MEEFYAHSANSQDQRHKLGNHIKGTVEKAANMAAEFGCAKWGYLAGLWHDLSKHFPPEFLSPILAVLHALQKYYRVTLVLSTATQPALEPHELFDFNFSGIPEIVEIMKDPSFLHTLFKHVDVQIPGNLQISMSWEDLVSDLKRYPSVYFSKRGYAA comes from the coding sequence ATGGAAGAATTCTATGCCCACTCCGCTAATTCACAGGATCAAAGGCACAAGCTTGGTAACCATATAAAAGGTACGGTTGAAAAGGCGGCTAATATGGCTGCAGAATTTGGCTGTGCCAAATGGGGTTATTTGGCTGGGCTTTGGCATGATCTTAGTAAACATTTTCCACCAGAATTTCTTAGCCCTATTTTAGCAGTGTTGCATGCGTTGCAGAAGTATTACCGAGTAACATTGGTCTTGAGTACTGCCACACAACCTGCCTTGGAACCTCACGAGTTATTTGATTTTAATTTTTCAGGTATTCCTGAAATTGTGGAGATTATGAAAGACCCATCATTCCTTCATACTTTATTTAAACATGTTGATGTTCAAATTCCTGGAAATTTACAAATATCTATGAGTTGGGAAGACCTTGTGTCTGACCTGAAGCGTTACCCTTCTGTCTATTTCTCTAAGCGAGGGTACGCAGCATGA